From Vitis vinifera cultivar Pinot Noir 40024 chromosome 14, ASM3070453v1, a single genomic window includes:
- the LOC100246425 gene encoding proline-rich receptor-like protein kinase PERK8 isoform X1 produces MASASPSPNSPPSTATSPSSSSSSNSSSNSQPPAGSDPNQTSDQVAPSTPSNPSPPPTQSPPPSVTASPPESPPPPPASIPPPTSPPPSPPASPPPSPPASPPPSPPASPPPSPPTSAPPPAVNSTPPPVLSPPPPSEGSPSPRVSPAPPVGTPPSPPAVSPSTPPPDNVPSPTSSSSPPPPVASSPQNSPSPPPPSGSEPLSPPPTPARSTISPPPPSVPSSSSPPSISPPAPPSNSSDTGTPTSSPLPSIPSEKPTARSTTNTTANSTSADNGGIKAGTMVTIGIVVGLLVLSLLVMAAWFVQKRKKKRAGLNIGYTMPSPFASSQNSDSVFLRPHSSSALPLGSGSGSDFVYSPPDPVGSNSRPWFSYEELVEATDGFSSQNLLGEGGFGCVYKGFLADGREVAVKQLKIGGGQGEREFKAEVEIISRVHHRHLVSLVGYCISEHQRLLVYDFVPNDTLHYHLHGEGRPVMDWATRVKVAAGAARGIAYLHEDCHPRIIHRDIKSSNILLDMNFEAQVSDFGLAKLALDANTHVTTRVMGTFGYMAPEYASSGKLTEKSDVYSFGVVLLELITGRKPVDASQPLGDESLVEWARPLLAQALDSGNFEGLIDPRLEKNFVENEMFRMIEAAAACVRHSASKRPRMSLVVRALDSMDELSDLTNGMKPGQSEVFDSAQHSAQIRMFQRMAFGSQEYSSEFFNQSQSSSRSFSRMPY; encoded by the exons ATGGCTTCAGCGTCACCTTCTCCAAATTCTCCTCCTTCCACTGCTACCTCCCCGtcatcttcctcttcttcaaattcttccaGTAATTCACAACCTCCTGCTGGCTCTGATCCTAATCAGACTTCTGACCAAGTAGCACCCTCAACCCCTTCTAATCCTTCACCCCCACCTACTCAATCTCCTCCACCATCAGTTACTGCCTCTCCTCCAGAATCACCACCACCGCCGCCTGCATCAATACCACCACCAACttcaccaccaccatcacctCCAGCATCACCACCACCATCTCCTCCAGcatcaccaccaccatcacctCCAGCATCACCGCCACCATCACCTCCAACATCTGCCCCTCCTCCAGCTGTGAACTCAACACCCCCTCCAGTTTTGTCCCCACCACCTCCATCAGAAGGTTCTCCCTCTCCCCGGGTTTCCCCAGCCCCTCCTGTAGGGACCCCACCTTCCCCTCCAGCTGTTTCACCTTCTACACCTCCTCCAGACAATGTTCCATCTCCAACTTCATCCAGTTCCCCACCCCCACCGGTGGCAAGCTCACCTCAAAATTCTCCTTCACCCCCTCCTCCATCAGGTTCTGAACCTCTTTCTCCACCCCCCACCCCAGCAAGATCCACCATATCACCTCCTCCTCCTTCAGTCCCCTCATCCTCTTCACCTCCTTCTATTTCTCCTCCTGCTCCTCCAAGTAACTCATCAGACACTGGAACCCCTACTTCCTCTCCCTTACCCTCCATTCCATCAGAAAAACCAACTGCAAGATCAACTACAAATACAACAGCAAATTCCACATCCGCCGATAATGGGGGCATTAAGGCTGGAACAATGGTGACCATTggcattgttgttgggcttcTTGTGCTTAGTCTTCTTGTGATGGCTGCATGGTTTGTACAAAAACGAAAGAAAAAGAGAGCTGGACTAAATATTGGCTATACCATGCCTTCTCCATTTGCATCCTCCCAAAATTCAG ATTCAGTATTTCTAAGGCCCCATTCTTCATCAGCTCTACCTTTGGGAAGTGGATCTGGTAGTGATTTCGTGTATTCACCACCAGATCCAGTTGGCAGCAATTCAAGACCATGGTTCTCATATGAAGAACTTGTAGAGGCCACAGATGGGTTTTCATCACAGAATCTTTTGGGTGAAGGTGGATTTGGTTGTGTGTACAAAGGTTTCCTAGCAGATGGAAGAGAAGTAGCTGTAAAACAGCTAAAGATTGGTGGTGGACAGGGGGAACGCGAATTCAAAGCAGAAGTTGAGATTATTAGTCGTGTACACCATCGGCATTTGGTTTCACTTGTGGGTTACTGTATATCTGAGCATCAAAGATTACTTGTCTATGATTTCGTACCAAACGATACCCTTCATTACCATCTCCATG GTGAAGGTAGACCGGTGATGGATTGGGCAACTCGAGTAAAGGTTGCTGCTGGTGCAGCACGGGGAATAGCTTATCTACACGAGGACT GCCATCCACGGATTATTCACAGAGATATCAAGTCatcaaatattcttttggatatGAACTTTGAAGCTCAG GTTTCAGATTTTGGGCTTGCAAAGTTAGCATTGGATGCCAATACACATGTAACCACTCGTGTGATGGGAACCTTTGG ATATATGGCTCCAGAGTATGCATCAAGTGGCAAGTTGACGGAAAAATCCGATGTTTATTCATTTGGGGTTGTGCTTTTAGAACTGATTACAGGTCGTAAACCTGTAGACGCATCTCAACCATTGGGAGATGAAAGCCTGGTTGAATGG GCTCGACCATTGCTTGCTCAAGCCCTTGATTCTGGAAACTTTGAAGGGTTGATAGATCCAAGACTGGAAAAGAACTTTGTTGAAAATGAGATGTTCCGGATGATTGAGGCAGCTGCAGCATGTGTGCGTCACTCAGCTTCTAAGAGGCCAAGGATGAGTCTG GTGGTGCGAGCCTTGGACTCCATGGATGAATTGTCAGACCTTACCAATGGAATGAAACCGGGACAAAGCGAAGTCTTTGATTCGGCACAACATTCTGCACAAATTAGAATGTTCCAAAGGATGGCGTTTGGTAGTCAAGAATACAGTTCagaatttttcaatcaaagtcaAAGTAGCTCGAGGAGTTTTTCCAGAATGCCTTATTAG
- the LOC100246425 gene encoding proline-rich receptor-like protein kinase PERK8 isoform X2 → MASASPSPNSPPSTATSPSSSSSSNSSSNSQPPAGSDPNQTSDQVAPSTPSNPSPPPTQSPPPSVTASPPESPPPPPASIPPPTSPPPSPPASPPPSPPASPPPSPPASPPPSPPTSAPPPAVNSTPPPVLSPPPPSEGSPSPRVSPAPPVGTPPSPPAVSPSTPPPDNVPSPTSSSSPPPPVASSPQNSPSPPPPSGSEPLSPPPTPARSTISPPPPSVPSSSSPPSISPPAPPSNSSDTGTPTSSPLPSIPSEKPTARSTTNTTANSTSADNGGIKAGTMVTIGIVVGLLVLSLLVMAAWFVQKRKKKRAGLNIGYTMPSPFASSQNSDSVFLRPHSSSALPLGSGSGSDFVYSPPDPVGSNSRPWFSYEELVEATDGFSSQNLLGEGGFGCVYKGFLADGREVAVKQLKIGGGQGEREFKAEVEIISRVHHRHLVSLVGYCISEHQRLLVYDFVPNDTLHYHLHGEGRPVMDWATRVKVAAGAARGIAYLHEDCHPRIIHRDIKSSNILLDMNFEAQVSDFGLAKLALDANTHVTTRVMGTFGYMAPEYASSGKLTEKSDVYSFGVVLLELITGRKPVDASQPLGDESLVEWPSNM, encoded by the exons ATGGCTTCAGCGTCACCTTCTCCAAATTCTCCTCCTTCCACTGCTACCTCCCCGtcatcttcctcttcttcaaattcttccaGTAATTCACAACCTCCTGCTGGCTCTGATCCTAATCAGACTTCTGACCAAGTAGCACCCTCAACCCCTTCTAATCCTTCACCCCCACCTACTCAATCTCCTCCACCATCAGTTACTGCCTCTCCTCCAGAATCACCACCACCGCCGCCTGCATCAATACCACCACCAACttcaccaccaccatcacctCCAGCATCACCACCACCATCTCCTCCAGcatcaccaccaccatcacctCCAGCATCACCGCCACCATCACCTCCAACATCTGCCCCTCCTCCAGCTGTGAACTCAACACCCCCTCCAGTTTTGTCCCCACCACCTCCATCAGAAGGTTCTCCCTCTCCCCGGGTTTCCCCAGCCCCTCCTGTAGGGACCCCACCTTCCCCTCCAGCTGTTTCACCTTCTACACCTCCTCCAGACAATGTTCCATCTCCAACTTCATCCAGTTCCCCACCCCCACCGGTGGCAAGCTCACCTCAAAATTCTCCTTCACCCCCTCCTCCATCAGGTTCTGAACCTCTTTCTCCACCCCCCACCCCAGCAAGATCCACCATATCACCTCCTCCTCCTTCAGTCCCCTCATCCTCTTCACCTCCTTCTATTTCTCCTCCTGCTCCTCCAAGTAACTCATCAGACACTGGAACCCCTACTTCCTCTCCCTTACCCTCCATTCCATCAGAAAAACCAACTGCAAGATCAACTACAAATACAACAGCAAATTCCACATCCGCCGATAATGGGGGCATTAAGGCTGGAACAATGGTGACCATTggcattgttgttgggcttcTTGTGCTTAGTCTTCTTGTGATGGCTGCATGGTTTGTACAAAAACGAAAGAAAAAGAGAGCTGGACTAAATATTGGCTATACCATGCCTTCTCCATTTGCATCCTCCCAAAATTCAG ATTCAGTATTTCTAAGGCCCCATTCTTCATCAGCTCTACCTTTGGGAAGTGGATCTGGTAGTGATTTCGTGTATTCACCACCAGATCCAGTTGGCAGCAATTCAAGACCATGGTTCTCATATGAAGAACTTGTAGAGGCCACAGATGGGTTTTCATCACAGAATCTTTTGGGTGAAGGTGGATTTGGTTGTGTGTACAAAGGTTTCCTAGCAGATGGAAGAGAAGTAGCTGTAAAACAGCTAAAGATTGGTGGTGGACAGGGGGAACGCGAATTCAAAGCAGAAGTTGAGATTATTAGTCGTGTACACCATCGGCATTTGGTTTCACTTGTGGGTTACTGTATATCTGAGCATCAAAGATTACTTGTCTATGATTTCGTACCAAACGATACCCTTCATTACCATCTCCATG GTGAAGGTAGACCGGTGATGGATTGGGCAACTCGAGTAAAGGTTGCTGCTGGTGCAGCACGGGGAATAGCTTATCTACACGAGGACT GCCATCCACGGATTATTCACAGAGATATCAAGTCatcaaatattcttttggatatGAACTTTGAAGCTCAG GTTTCAGATTTTGGGCTTGCAAAGTTAGCATTGGATGCCAATACACATGTAACCACTCGTGTGATGGGAACCTTTGG ATATATGGCTCCAGAGTATGCATCAAGTGGCAAGTTGACGGAAAAATCCGATGTTTATTCATTTGGGGTTGTGCTTTTAGAACTGATTACAGGTCGTAAACCTGTAGACGCATCTCAACCATTGGGAGATGAAAGCCTGGTTGAATGG CCTTCCAATATGTGA
- the LOC100261655 gene encoding ascus wall glucan endo-1,3-beta-D-glucosidase: MLKKIRRKVKLVISKSFKKRSKPPKTPKTITPPPSPPPPLSPLSPLSPSSPIMAEPHHHHHIPQSSPFLFPKIESSVIPDPSPFFSPDLLTAPLPTNSFFQNFVLKHGDQPEYIHPYLIKSSSSSLSLSYPSQFLTSVFIYQIFNPDLTISASNKTDPDSQRRHIVSSFSDLSVTLDLPSSNLRFFLVRGSPFLTCAVSGGTALSITTIHAILSFSPSSSRTKYTIKLNNGQTWLLYTSSAINLTHDISSITSDAYSGIIRIAILPDSNPRFESILDRFSSCYPISGKAELSKPFCLEYRWDKKGWGDLLMLAHPLHLRLLSADDEVAVLDDFKFNSIDGELVGVVGDSWKLKLDPVSITWNSIKGVKEESFPEIVSALCRDVEDLNSSNISTTSSYFYGKLIARAARLALIAEEVCFLDVIPVIRKFLKNTITPWLDGTFSGNGFLYEGKWGGLVTRQGSTDSGADFGFGVYNDHHFHLGYFLYAIAVLAKIDPAWGRKYRPQAYSLMADFMTLGRHSSSNYPRLRCFDLWKLHSWASGLTEFADGRNQESTSEAVNAYYSAALMGLAYGDTHLVATGSMLAAMEIKAAQTWWHVREGDKIYAEAEDFTRENRVVGVLWANKRDGGLWFAPPEWRECRLGIQVLPVLPITEVLFSDVQFARELVKWTLPALGREGVGEGWKGFLYAMEGIYDKEGALEKIRKLNGYDDGNSLTNLLWWIHSRGDEEEGRFEGGKYCLFSHYCH; encoded by the coding sequence ATGTTGAAAAAAATCAGAAGAAAAGTCAAACTCGTGATTAGCAAGAGCTTCAAAAAACGTTCAAAACCACCTAAAACCCCCAAAACCATAACTCCACCTCCTTCTCCGCCTCCTCCTTTGTCTCCTTTGTCTCCTCTGTCTCCTTCATCACCAATCATGGCAGAACCCCATCACCACCATCACATTCCACAATCCTCCCCCTTCCTCTTTCCAAAAATCGAATCCTCAGTCATACCTGATCCTTCCCCCTTCTTTTCTCCCGACCTCCTTACTGCCCCACTTCCCACCAATTCCTTCTTCCAAAACTTTGTTCTCAAACATGGTGATCAGCCTGAGTATATTCATCCCTATCTCATCAAATCTTCCTcctcctctctctccctctcatACCCATCTCAGTTCTTGACCTCTGTTTTCATCTACCAAATCTTCAATCCTGATCTCACCATCTCCGCCTCCAACAAAACTGACCCAGATTCTCAGAGACGCCACATTGTGTCTTCCTTCAGTGATCTCAGCGTCACTCTAGACCTCCCTTCCTCGAATCTCCGGTTTTTCCTGGTCCGAGGAAGCCCGTTTCTCACCTGCGCCGTCTCCGGTGGGACCGCCCTTTCCATCACGACGATCCATGCGATTCTCTCATTCTCACCAAGCAGTTCTCGCACCAAGTACACCATTAAGCTCAACAACGGTCAAACTTGGCTGCTTTACACTTCTTCTGCGATTAATTTGACCCATGATATTTCTTCCATAACTTCTGATGCGTATTCCGGCATAATTCGGATTGCCATACTGCCAGATTCCAATCCAAGATTCGAGTCGATCCTTGATAGATTCAGCTCTTGCTATCCCATATCAGGGAAAGCTGAATTGAGTAAGCCCTTTTGTTTAGAGTACAGATGGGATAAGAAGGGATGGGGAGACTTGCTCATGCTGGCTCATCCTCTACATCTTCGGCTTTTGTCGGCTGATGATGAGGTCGCTGTTTTGGATGATTTCAAGTTTAACAGTATTGATGGTGAGCTTGTAGGTGTTGTTGGAGATTCATGGAAATTGAAATTAGACCCGGTCTCAATAACCTGGAATTCAATTAAAGGGGTCAAGGAAGAATCATTTCCTGAAATTGTTTCTGCGCTTTGCAGAGATGTTGAGGATCTGAATTCATCCAATATATCAACAACATCGTCTTATTTTTATGGGAAATTGATTGCCAGGGCGGCGAGATTGGCATTGATTGCAGAGGAGGTGTGCTTTCTTGATGTGATACCGGTGATTAGGAAGTTCTTGAAGAATACGATTACCCCATGGTTGGATGGGACTTTTAGTGGGAATGGTTTCTTATATGAAGGAAAGTGGGGTGGACTTGTTACTAGACAAGGATCAACGGATTCGGGGGCAGATTTTGGTTTTGGAGTGTACAACGATCACCATTTCCATCTTGGTTATTTTCTTTATGCAATTGCAGTGCTGGCCAAGATTGACCCTGCATGGGGGAGGAAGTATAGACCTCAAGCTTATTCCCTAATGGCAGATTTTATGACCTTAGGGAGGCATTCGAGTTCCAACTATCCTCGTTTGAGGTGTTTTGATTTATGGAAATTGCATTCTTGGGCTAGTGGGCTGACCGAATTTGCAGATGGGCGGAACCAAGAGAGCACTAGTGAAGCTGTGAATGCTTACTATTCTGCAGCATTGATGGGATTAGCCTATGGAGACACCCATCTTGTAGCCACTGGATCAATGCTTGCAGCAATGGAGATAAAGGCAGCTCAAACGTGGTGGCATGTGAGAGAAGGGGATAAAATATATGCAGAAGCAGAAGATTTCACAAGGGAGAACCGGGTGGTGGGTGTTCTGTGGGCTAACAAGAGGGACGGTGGACTTTGGTTTGCTCCTCCTGAGTGGAGAGAGTGCAGGCTTGGAATTCAGGTGTTACCTGTATTGCCCATCACCGAGGTTCTGTTCTCTGATGTGCAGTTTGCGAGAGAGCTGGTGAAATGGACATTGCCAGCTTTGGGAAGGGAGGGAGTTGGAGAAGGGTGGAAGGGGTTTCTATATGCCATGGAAGGGATTTATGACAAAGAAGGGGCTTTGGAGAAGATCAGGAAACTGAATGGCTATGATGATGGAAACTCACTTACAAACCTTTTGTGGTGGATCCACAGTAGAGGGGATGAAGAGGAAGGGAGATTTGAGGGAGGAAAATACTGCTTGTTTAGCCATTATTGTCACTGA
- the LOC100251569 gene encoding LOW QUALITY PROTEIN: glucan endo-1,3-beta-D-glucosidase ARB_01444-like (The sequence of the model RefSeq protein was modified relative to this genomic sequence to represent the inferred CDS: deleted 1 base in 1 codon) has translation MAQNQNQLSSPFLFPRTNSSVLPDPSLFFSPDLLSTPLPTNSFFQNFVLQNGDQPEFIHPYLIKSSSSSLSLTYASHFSNSVFTHQIFNADLTISASDKTHADSQRRHIVSSFSDLSVTLDLPSSNLRFFLVRGSPFLTCAVSAHTALSITESSGGIWTPSSYYYGKLIARGARLALIAEEVSFLDVIPAIRNFLKNTITPWLDGSFGGNGFLYDGMWGGLVTKQGSTESGADFGFGVYNDHHFHLGYFLYAIAVLAKIDPAWGRKYRPQAYSLMADVMNLGRNSNSNYTRLRCFDLWKLHSWASGVTESSGGRNQESTSEAVNTYYSAALMGLAYGDAPLVATGSTLAAMEIEAAQTWWHVREGDKMYAEDFTRENRVVGILWANKRDGGLWFAPPEWRECRLGIQVLPVLPITEVLFSDVGFVRELVKWTLPALGREGVGEGWKGFLYAMEGIYDKEVALEKIGKLSGYDDGNSLTNLLWWIHSRGDEGEGGLEGGKLSWFGQYYQ, from the exons ATGGCACAAAACCAAAATCAGCTGTCTTCCCCCTTCCTCTTCCCGAGGACCAATTCCTCAGTCCTCCCTGACCCTtccctcttcttttctcctGACCTCCTCTCAACCCCACTTCCCACAAATTCTTTCTTCCAAAACTTTGTTCTTCAAAATGGCGATCAGCCTGAGTTTATCCACCCCTATCTCATCAAGTCTTCTTCCTCGTCCCTATCCCTCACGTACGCATCTCATTTCTCCAACTCTGTTTTCACCCACCAAATCTTCAATGCTGATCTCACCATCTCTGCCTCGGACAAAACCCACGCTGATTCACAGAGGCGCCACATTGTGTCTTCCTTCAGTGATCTCAGTGTCACTCTAGACCTCCCTTCTTCCAATCTCCGCTTCTTCCTCGTCCGGGGAAGCCCCTTTCTCACCTGCGCTGTCTCCGCCCACACCGCCCTTTCCATCACTGAA TCATCCGGTGGTATATGGACACCATCCTCTTATTATTACGGGAAATTGATTGCCAGGGGAGCGAGATTGGCACTGATTGCAGAGGAGGTGAGTTTCCTTGATGTGATACCGGCAATTAGGAATTTCTTGAAGAATACGATTACCCCCTGGTTGGATGGTAGTTTTGGTGGGAATGGTTTCTTGTATGATGGAATGTGGGGTGGACTTGTTACTAAACAAGGATCAACGGAATCGGGGGCAGATTTTGGTTTTGGAGTGTACAACGATCACCATTTCCATCTGGGTTATTTTCTTTATGCAATTGCAGTGCTGGCCAAGATTGACCCTGCATGGGGGAGGAAGTATAGACCTCAAGCTTATTCCCTAATGGCGGATGTCATGAACTTAGGGAGGAATTCGAATTCCAACTATACTCGTTTGAGGTGTTTTGATTTATGGAAATTGCATTCTTGGGCAAGTGGGGTGACTGAATCTTCAGGCGGGAGGAACCAGGAGAGCACTAGTGAAGCTGTGAATACCTACTATTCTGCAGCATTGATGGGATTAGCCTATGGAGATGCCCCTCTTGTAGCCACTGGGTCAACGCTTGCAGCAATGGAGATAGAGGCAGCTCAAACATGGTGGCATGTGAGAGAAGGGGATAAAATGTATGCAGAAGATTTCACAAGGGAGAACAGGGTGGTGGGTATTCTGTGGGCTAACAAGAGGGACGGTGGACTTTGGTTTGCTCCTCCTGAGTGGAGAGAGTGCAGGCTTGGAATTCAGGTGTTACCTGTATTGCCCATCACCGAGGTTCTGTTCTCCGATGTGGGGTTTGTGAGAGAGCTGGTGAAATGGACATTGCCAGCTTTGGGACGGGAGGGAGTTGGAGAAGGGTGGAAGGGGTTTCTATATGCCATGGAAGGGATTTATGACAAAGAAGTGGCATTGGAGAAGATCGGGAAACTGAGTGGTTATGATGATGGAAACTCACTTACGAACCTTTTGTGGTGGATTCACAGCAGAGGAGATGAAGGGGAAGGGGGACTTGAAGGAGGAAAATTATCCTGGTTTGGCCAGTATTATCAGTGA
- the LOC100267021 gene encoding uncharacterized protein LOC100267021, whose translation MAGLIAWAADVVGGGGQSNDEDDANSIPIVFSPDQLNYVRELDGKAASLRRTIQDLRLRIPPSDISQRLPHLHAHSLASNADLALQLNSHSATRQQAQLRAETLQEENAAYDKAILNCENKIQEKLQEAEFLKMKLKEMDENENNLRIELESAQPTLNTSQSRKSGDVVVESKTTIEAQADTDASKSSILDKLESKRKELSSMEETVQDLEKKWSKVQDNALKQPSPVQREKILDKQLHSLIEQLAAKQAQAEGLVSEIHLKEQELERLNGLWRRFQTSNTDVNTARNRFGRNKPHNIGGRTEIQKRLMLLRSAFVLYILALHILVFIKISF comes from the exons ATGGCAGGACTGATAGCATGGGCAGCCGATGTGGTGGGAGGGGGTGGTCAATCCAACGACGAGGACGACGCCAATTCAATCCCAATTGTTTTCTCTCCCGATCAGCTCAACTACGTCAGGGAGTTGGATGGGAAAGCTGCTTCTCTCCGCCGTACCATCCAGGATCTGCGGCTCAGAATCCCCCCATCTGATATCTCCCAACGCCTTCCACACCTCCATGCCCACTCCCTCGCTTCCAATGCCGATCTTGCCCTGCAGTTGAACTCCCACTCCGCTACCCGCCAACAG GCTCAACTGAGAGCGGAGACGCTGCAAGAAGAAAATGCTGCATATGACAAGGCTATATTAAATTGTGAGAATAAAATACAGGAAAAATTGCAGGAAGCAGAATTTCTTAAAATGAAGTTAAAG GAAATGGATGAGAATGAGAACAATTTGAGGATTGAGCTGGAAAGTGCACAACCTACACTTAATACCAGCCAATCTCGAAAATCAGGTGATGTGGTGGTTGAATCTAAGACAACAATTGAAGCTCAAGCAGACACAGATGCTTCCAAATCTTCTATTCTAGACAAGTTGGAGAGCAAGAGAAAAGAACTG TCTTCGATGGAAGAGACAGTTCAAGATTTAGAGAAAAAATGGTCAAAAGTGCAGGATAATGCACTGAAACAGCCTTCCCCAG TTCAGAGAGAGAAGATATTGGATAAACAGCTTCATAGCCTAATTGAGCAATTAGCAGCAAAGCAg GCACAAGCAGAGGGTCTGGTGAGTGAAATTCATCTGAAGGAGCAGGAGCTAGAAAGATTAAATGGgctgtggaggagatttcaaaCCAGCAATACAGATGTGAATACTGCTAGGAATCGGTTTGGAAGAAACAAGCCTCATAACATTGGCGGTCGAACTGAGATCCAAAAGAGGCTCATGCTACTCAGGTCTGCTTTTGTGCTTTACATTTTAGCCCTGCACATCTTGGTCTTCATCAAGATTTCTTTCTGA
- the LOC100261795 gene encoding protein trichome birefringence-like 19 yields MQCMVAYMVGKHIGTDLKMNSLKSMIACDDINLKSRLLSSSFFNPIYITLANARLLASHIDRFFPMRVPAIEPPNGKNTPHSTPQKVIHLSLTLILLTLIPLCLMNRSPTPVQSPKIHTGGSTSLAIKKKCDMFSGRWVPYPNGPYYTNATCREIIPQQNCIKFGRPDTEFLKWRWKPDGCELPRFDPVQFLELVRGKSIGFVGDSVGRNQMQSLLCLLANVTYPVDISYKYTSDTNFRRWFYTDYKFTLATFWSPFLVKAKDADPKGHSFNNLMNLHLDTVDEAWAAQIENFDYVIISAGQWFFRPLIFYEKGQVVGCHGCNEKNITEVTKFYGYRKAFRTSFRTLQNLKNYKGLTFLRTFSPAHFENGAWNEGGNCVRTRPFTKQEMKLDDYNLEFYLTQVEELRAAEREGRKRGLEFRLLDVTEAMVLRPDGHPNHYEHSPHKNVTIADCVHWCTPGPIDTWNEFLLQMLKMEGERSFDGTLQQKAG; encoded by the exons ATGCAATGTATGGTAGCTTATATGGTTGGTAAGCACATTGGCACAGATTTGAAAATGAACAGTTTGAAATCTATGATTGCATGTGATGATATAAATCTGAAGTCTAGACTCTTATCATCATCATTCTTCAACCCCATATATATAACCCTAGCAAATGCTAGGCTTCTTGCTTCACATATAGATAGATTTTTCCCAATGAGGGTTCCTGCCATTGAGCCTCCCAATGGGAAGAACACACCACACAGCACCCCCCAGAAGGTTATTCACCTGTCCCTAACCCTGATTCTCCTCACTCTAATCCCTCTCTGTCTGATGAACAGATCACCAACACCAGTGCAGTCTCCCAAGATTCATACTGGGGGTTCAACCAGCCTAGCAATCAAGAAGAAATGTGATATGTTCAGTGGAAGATGGGTTCCGTATCCCAATGGGCCTTACTACACTAATGCAACTTGTCGAGAGATAATCCCTCAGCAAAATTGTATCAAGTTTGGGAGACCCGACACCGAGTTCTTGAAATGGAGGTGGAAACCAGATGGATGTGAACTACCTCGCTTTGATCCTGTTCAGTTCTTGGAGCTTGTTAGAGGGAAGTCGATAGGGTTCGTTGGGGATTCTGTGGGAAGAAACCAAATGCAATCATTGCTTTGTCTCTTAGCTAAT GTTACCTATCCAGTGGACATTTCTTATAAATATACATCAGATACAAACTTCAGACGGTGGTTCTATACTGATTACAAATTTACCCTAGCAACATTCTGGTCCCCGTTCTTGGTTAAAGCCAAAGATGCAGACCCCAAAGGTCACTCCTTTAACAACCTCATGAACCTCCACTTAGACACGGTTGATGAGGCCTGGGCGGCTCAGATTGAAAATTTCGACTATGTGATCATCTCAGCAGGGCAATGGTTCTTTCGACCACTGATTTTCTATGAAAAAGGTCAGGTTGTTGGGTGTCATGGGTGCAATGAAAAGAACATAACAGAGGTTACCAAGTTCTATGGATACAGGAAAGCCTTCCGGACCTCCTTCAGAACCCTGCAGAATCTTAAAAACTACAAGGGCCTGACATTTTTAAGGACATTCTCACCAGCACACTTTGAGAATGGGGCATGGAATGAAGGAGGGAATTGTGTGAGGACAAGGCCCTTTACAAAACAAGAAATGAAGTTGGATGATTATAATTTGGAGTTCTACTTGACTCAGGTGGAGGAATTAAGGGCAGCAGAAAGGGAAGGGAGAAAGAGAGGCTTGGAATTTAGGCTGCTAGATGTTACAGAAGCTATGGTGCTAAGGCCAGATGGACATCCAAATCATTATGAGCACTCACCACATAAGAATGTGACAATAGCTGACTGTGTTCACTGGTGTACCCCGGGTCCCATTGATACATGGAACGAATTTTTGCTTCAAATGTTGAAGATGGAAGGTGAAAGATCATTTGATGGAACGCTTCAGCAAAAAGCTGGATGA